A window of Aquipuribacter hungaricus genomic DNA:
GTCGTGACGGGACGTCGGGCGGCTGCGCGCCTCAGGCGTCGGCGCGGTCGCGGGCGTGGGCCCGCAGCGCGCGCGCCGTACCGTCGCGGTTCTCCAGCACGAGGCGGCGCAGGCCGCCGGGCGCGTCGGGGTGGGCGGCCAGCCACGCGTCGCCGCGCGCGACGACGTCCTCGGTGACCAGCGCCGTCGGGTAGGCGCCGCTGACGAACTGCTGCGCCATCTCGTTCGTGCGCCCGTCCCACAGCGGCAGGAGCGCCTCGAAGTACCGGTCGAGGAAGCGCTCGAACAGCTCGGGCTCGGGCGCGCGGGAGAAGCCGCCGATGGTGGCGGCGGAGACCGCGTTGGGCAGGTCCCCGGCCATGACGGCGCGCCAGGCCTCCTCCTTGGCCTCGACGGTCGGCCGGGCCGCGAGCGCGGACGCGGCGGCGCGCTGCCCGGACGCGGTGCCGTCGCGGGACAGCTCGGCCTCCACGAGCGCGGCCGAGCCGAGCGAGCCGTCCTCGTCGGCGCCGGCGACGGCGCCGACCAGGTCCCAGCGCAGGTCGGTGTCCACGGTGAGCCCGGGCAGCTCGAGCGAGCCGTCGAGCAGGCCGCGGACGACCTCGACGTGCTCGGCGCGGCGGACCGTCCCGCAGAGCGCGCGGACCGCCTGCAGCTGGATGTCGCTGCCGGGCTCGGCGGCGCGCGCCAGGTCCCACAGCGCGGTCGCGACCCGCTCCGCCGTCGCGGCCCGGCGCTCGGGTGCGGTGTAGAGCCGCGCGGCGCTGCTGAGCTGGCGGACCAGGGTGAGCACCACCGACGACTCGGTCTCCGCGGCGACGTTGCCCAGGACGAGGTCGACGAAGCGACCCGCCCCTGTCTCGGCGTCGCGGAGCATGTCCCACGCCGCGCCCCAGACCACGCTGCGCGCCATGGCGTCCGGCATCGCGCGCAGGTGCTCGGTGGCCGTGGCCAGCGACACCGGGTCCAGGCGGACCTTGGCGTAGGCCAGGTCCTCGTCGTTGAGCAGGAGCATCGCCGGGCGCGGCGTCCCCGCCAGCTCCGGCACCTCGGTGCGGGCGCCGTCGACGTCGAGCTCGACGCGCCGGGTCCGGACGAGCGCGCCGCCCTGCAGCTCGTAGCAGCCCACGACCAGGCGGTGGGGGCGGAGGACGGGGTGCTCGTCGGGGGCGGTCTGCACCAGGGTGACGCGCGACATGGTGCCGTCGGCGGCCTCCTCGACCTCGGCGCCGAGGGTGGTGACGCCGGAGGTGAGCAGCCAGCGGCGGACCCAGTCGTCCAGGTCGCGGCCGCTCGCGGTGGACAGCTCGCCGAGCAGGTCGCCGAACTCGGTGTTCCCCCAGGCGTGCGCCCGGAAGTAGGCCCGCAGCCCCTGGAGGAACTGCTCGCGGCCCACCCAGGCGACGAGCTGCTTGAGCACGCTGGCGCCCTTGGCGTAGGTGATGCCGTCGAAGTTGACCTCGACGTCCTCCAGGTCGCGGATGTCGGCGATGACCGGGTGGGTGGTCGGCAGCTGGTCCTGCCGGTAGGCCCAGGACTTCTCCATGGCCGAGAACGTCGTCCAGGCCTGGTCCCAGCGCGTGGCCTCCGCCGTCGCCAGGGTCGAGGCGAACTCCGCGAAGGACTCGTTGAGCCAGAGGTCGTCCCACCAGCGCATCGTCACCAGGTCGCCGAACCACATGTGGGCCAGCTCGTGCAGCACCGTCACCGCGCGCCGCTCGTGGAACGCCTCCGGGGTCTTGGACCGGAAGACGTAGGTCTCGGTGAAGGTCACGCAGCCGGCGTTCTCCATCGCCCCGGCGTTGAACTCGGGGACGAACAGCTGGTCGTACTTCTCGAACGGGTACGCCTGGTCGAACGCCTCCTCGTAGAAGGCGAACCCGCGGCGGGTGGTGTCGAGGATCTCCGCGGCGTCCAGGTGCTCCGCGAGCGAGGCCCGGCAGAACACGCCGAGCGGGACCGTACGGCCGTCGCGGCTCGTGAGCTGCTCGCGGACCGCGTGGTACGGCCCGGCGACCAGCGCGGTGACGTAGGACGACAGCCGCGGGGTGGGGGCGAAGCGCCACGTCGCGCGGCCCTGCCCGGCCGGCTCCGGCTGCGGCGTCGGGGACACCGAGACGACCTGCCAGTGCTCGGGCGCGGTGACGGTGAGGCTGAACGTGGCCTTGAGGTCGGGCTGCTCGAAGACCGCGAGGACGCGGCGGGAGTCGGCGACCTCGAACTGCGTGTACAGGTACGCCTCGCCGTCGACGGGGTCGACGAAGCGGTGCAGGCCCTCGCCGGTGTTCATGTAGCGGCACCGGGCGGTCACGGTGACCTCGACGTCGCCGGGGGGCAGGTCGTGCAGCCACAGCCGGGAGTCGTGGTGGACGTGGGCGGGGTCCAGCCGCCGGCTGCCGGCAGAGGTGCGGACCTCGACGGCCTCCACGTGCTCGGCCACGAGGTCCAGCCACGTGGTGCCGTGCCCCGTGGTCCGGAACCGGGCCGTCGTCGTGGAGACGAAGGTGTCCGGCCCGGTCGTGAGGTCGAGGTCGACGTCGTAGCTCTGCGAGCGGACGAGGGCGGCGCGAGCCTGCGCCTCGTCGCGCGTGAGGTTGGTCCCTGGCACGGCGCGATCCTGTCACGGGGCCCGCCCCGGCGGTCCCGCCCCGCGTGCGGAATGGCGGCCCCGCGGGCACGGTTGTGCCGACCGGACCCCCGCACGCCCGACCCGCCCCCCACCGCAGGAGACCCGACGTGACCCAGCAGACGCAGAGCACCGACCAGGCCGGGCAGGGCGGCGCCGTCGCCGACTTCTGGTTCGACCCGGTCTGCCCGTGGGCGTGGATGACCTCGCGCTGGATGGACGAGGTGCAGGCCGTCCGCGACGTCACCGTCCGCTGGCACGTCATGAGCCTCGCCGTCCTCAACGAGGGCCGGGACCTGCCCGAGGAGTACCGCGACATGATGACCCGGGCGTGGGGCCCGGTCCGCGTCGTCGTCGCCGCCCAGCAGGCCCACGGCGACGAGGTCGTCAAGCGGCTGTACGACGCGATCGGCACCCGGATCCACCCCGGCGGGCGCAAGGACTGGGACGCCGTCGTCGTCGAGGCCCTCGAGGAGGTCGGCCTGCCCGCGTCGCTCGCCGACGCCGCCGGGTCGAACGACCACGACGAGGCGCTCAAGCAGTCCCACGCCGAGGGCATCGGGCTGGTCGGCGAGGACGTCGGCACCCCGGTCGTCGCCTTCGACGGCGTGGCCTTCTTCGGCCCGGTCGTCACCCCCACCCCGCGGGGCGAGGCCGCCGGCCGGCTGTGGGACGGCACCCTCCTCGTGGCCGCCACCCCCGGCTTCTACGAGCTCAAGCGCAGCCGCTCGCAGGGCCCCGTCTTCGACTGAGGCCGTCCTGCACCGGCCGGGCGCGCGGGCGTCCGGCCGGTCGGACGACCAG
This region includes:
- the pepN gene encoding aminopeptidase N — its product is MPGTNLTRDEAQARAALVRSQSYDVDLDLTTGPDTFVSTTTARFRTTGHGTTWLDLVAEHVEAVEVRTSAGSRRLDPAHVHHDSRLWLHDLPPGDVEVTVTARCRYMNTGEGLHRFVDPVDGEAYLYTQFEVADSRRVLAVFEQPDLKATFSLTVTAPEHWQVVSVSPTPQPEPAGQGRATWRFAPTPRLSSYVTALVAGPYHAVREQLTSRDGRTVPLGVFCRASLAEHLDAAEILDTTRRGFAFYEEAFDQAYPFEKYDQLFVPEFNAGAMENAGCVTFTETYVFRSKTPEAFHERRAVTVLHELAHMWFGDLVTMRWWDDLWLNESFAEFASTLATAEATRWDQAWTTFSAMEKSWAYRQDQLPTTHPVIADIRDLEDVEVNFDGITYAKGASVLKQLVAWVGREQFLQGLRAYFRAHAWGNTEFGDLLGELSTASGRDLDDWVRRWLLTSGVTTLGAEVEEAADGTMSRVTLVQTAPDEHPVLRPHRLVVGCYELQGGALVRTRRVELDVDGARTEVPELAGTPRPAMLLLNDEDLAYAKVRLDPVSLATATEHLRAMPDAMARSVVWGAAWDMLRDAETGAGRFVDLVLGNVAAETESSVVLTLVRQLSSAARLYTAPERRAATAERVATALWDLARAAEPGSDIQLQAVRALCGTVRRAEHVEVVRGLLDGSLELPGLTVDTDLRWDLVGAVAGADEDGSLGSAALVEAELSRDGTASGQRAAASALAARPTVEAKEEAWRAVMAGDLPNAVSAATIGGFSRAPEPELFERFLDRYFEALLPLWDGRTNEMAQQFVSGAYPTALVTEDVVARGDAWLAAHPDAPGGLRRLVLENRDGTARALRAHARDRADA
- a CDS encoding disulfide bond formation protein DsbA — encoded protein: MTSRWMDEVQAVRDVTVRWHVMSLAVLNEGRDLPEEYRDMMTRAWGPVRVVVAAQQAHGDEVVKRLYDAIGTRIHPGGRKDWDAVVVEALEEVGLPASLADAAGSNDHDEALKQSHAEGIGLVGEDVGTPVVAFDGVAFFGPVVTPTPRGEAAGRLWDGTLLVAATPGFYELKRSRSQGPVFD